DNA from Terriglobus tenax:
AGCAGACGCCAAGCGCGGCAAGGTGTTCACGCGGCTGATCAAGGAAATCAACATCGCGGCGAAGCAGGGCGGCGGTGATCCTGACGGCAACCCCCGGCTGCGCACCGCGATTGCGGCGGCCAAAGCCGAGAACATGCCGGCGGACAACATCAAGCGCGCCATTCAGCGCGGCACCGGTGAACTGGAAGGCGCAAGCTACGAAGAGATCACCTTTGAGGGCTACGGCCCGGGTGGCGTGGCTGTCATCGTCGAGGTGCTGACCGACAACCGCAACCGTGCGGTCAGCGAAGTACGTCACGCCTTCTCAAAGAACAATGGCAACCTCGGTGAATCCGGTTCGGTGGCTTACATGTTCTCGAAGAAGGGCCTGATCGTCGTTGAAAAGGACGCGATTGACGAGGACAAGCTGACCGAGATCGTTCTGGAAGCAGGAGCGGATGACCTTTCCGGTGAGGATGAGAGCTGGGAGGTTCTGACTTCGCCCAAGGACTTTGAAGCCGTGCTGACGGCGGTGAAGGCCGCTGGGATTACGCCCGAGGTCGCCGAGGTCACCATGATTCCGTCGACCTACCAGAAACTTGAAGGCGCCCAGGCAGCGGCGATGGGCCGTCTGCTGGAGACGCTGGAAGACCTGGATGACACGCAGAATGTGTACTCCAACTTCGATATGGATATGGCCGAGGTGGCCGGCTAATCTGCATTTCAACGCAGGAAATGGAGAGCCGCCGCCACAATCGGCGGCTTTCGTTTGTACGGAAGGAAAAGCGCAAGTGAAGAGATGGATTGTGAGTTCGTTGATGTGTGCCTTGCTGGCCATGCCCGCGGTGGCACAGACCTCTGTGCAGACGCCGGTTCGTGAAGTAGCTACCCATGCAGGCTGGGAATACGGCCCCATTGTGCAGGGCGGCCTTGGTGTAACGGACAACCGCAGCGGCTACAAGTTCATCATGGCGGGTGTGCATGTTGGCAAGGTGCTGACGCCGGAGATGGGTTCAGGCCTGTTCAAAGGGCAGTTCGAGTTTGCCAGCGAGCTATTTCCGTACTGGCAGTCGAATACGCCGAAGATTCAGCGTGTGAAGTGCAATGCATCGCTGAGCGTGTGCTCGTCTCCGTATACGGTGGGTGGAACATATCACGGCATGTCACTGACACCGGTGATCCTGCGCTGGAACCTGACGGGCCACACGCGGGTGATGCCCTGGGTGCAGGGCGCGGGCGGGTTGATCTGGACGAACCACAAGTATCCGCCGTATGGTTCTGCGACCGTGATCAACCTGGCCAATACCGGACCGAACTCTGAGACCTCGGTATGGAACTTTACGCCGCAGTTCGGCGTGGGTATGCACTACTTTGTGAAGCCTCGCCGGTCAATCGACTTTGGAGCAAACGCGGTGCATATCTCGAATGCATCGATGGGCGACCGTAATCCAGGCGTGAATGTCACGCTGCAATTCAACATGGGATACACGTGGTGGAAGTAAACGGATCAATCGTTGAGTGTGTCCCGAACTTCTCTGAGGGTGTAACCCCGGAGAAGGTGCGTGCCATTGTCTCTGCCATGCAGGTAGACGGGGTACGCCTGCTGGACTACTCGCTGGACAACGATCACAACCGTTCGGTGGTGACGATTGCCGGTGCTCCCGAGGCTGTTGCCGAGGCGGCGATTCGTGCGGCGGGCAAGGCCGCGGAGTTGATCGACCTGACGCGCCAGGAAGGCGTCCACCCACGCATTGGCGCGGCGGACGTGATTCCGTTTGTGCCGGTGGCCAACTATTCCTTGCCGCAGTGCGCCATGCTTGCGCGGCATGCGGGGCAGCAGATCTGGCTGCGGTATGGCGTTCCGGTGTACTTCTACGAAGCGGCCGCAGCCCGTCCGGACCGTGTGAACCTGGAAGACGTGCGCCGCGGCCAGTTTGAGGGTCTGCGCGACGCTGTTCGCAAGGACGCCGCCCGGCGGCCCGATATCGGTGGTCCGGATCTGCATGCCACCGCCGGAGCCTCTGCCGTAGGCGCCCGTAAGTTTTTGATTGCGTACAACATCTACCTGCACGATCCGGACGTGGCTGTGGCCCGCGCTATTGCCAAGGAGATCCGCGCCTCCGGTGGTGGCATGTTCGGCATCAAGGCGATGGGCGTTCTGGCGCAGGGCCGGGCCCAGGTCAGCATGAATATCACGGACTTTCACCAGACCCCGGTAGCGGCGGTGCATGAAAAAGTGCGTCAGTTGGCGGCCCGGCACGGTGCCAGCATTGCCGACGGAGAGTTAATAGGCCTGATTCCCGAACAGGCGTATGATCCTGCTGCGGCCTGGGTCCAGCAGATTCCCGGCTTTGACCCAGAGGTCAAGGTGCTGGAACGCCGTTTGCAGCATCCGCTCAGTTGGCCGTAGAAGATAACGTGCGGGACTTGCATACGTCAGAAGATGAGAGAGAATCGAGTGCAACGGGGATTTCCCGGCAGCACATACTCCCCAGATCAAGAAGGAACACCAAAGCAATGAAGCAAACCCTGATGGCAATTATCCTGGCCGCCGCTGCGGCTACGGCTTCGGCAGCAGAGCTGTCGTCCGACGCCAAATCGGCGATTCCTCGGGACGTACAGCAGATTATTACGGTGGACTACCGCGCGATGCAGAACTCTTCAGCCGCCATGGCGCTGAAGGACAAGGTGCTGCCGCCCGAGTTGAAGCGCCTGGAGTCCGCACTGAAGAGCTCTGGTCTGAAAGTTGACCAGGACGCGGATAACCTGGCCTTTGTCGCCTACCGGACGGGTGAGGGCACATCCACCAGCATTATCGGAATCGCGCAGGGACAGTTCCGTACGCGTGACATTCTGGCAAATTTCACCAAGAACAAGGTCAAGCCGACGATGCTGCGCAACAACGCCATTTACCCGATGGGCGCACAGGGAATGAGCGTGGTGTGGCTGAACCAGACGACGATGGTCTTTGGAGACAAGGCTGCGGTCCGCACAGCTCTCGAAGCACGCGATGGCAATATTGCCAACTTCCTGGGCAGCGAAATGGCTGCCGAGATGGCCAATGTGGACGATAAGGCCGTGTGGAGCCTGCTGGATCAGAAGGGGACGCAGACCATGATGAAGAGCGTCATGGGCGATGCCTCGCAGCTTGCCGACTACGATACGGTGAAGAACCGCATGAAGAGCTCGCGCTACACGATGGATTTCTCGAACGGCGTGAAGTTCGATATGGCCGTTGTGACCTCGGACACCATCACCGCCGCAACCATCGCTTCGCTGATGAAGGCGGTATCGCTGTACAAGCAGACCTCGGGCTCGACAGACGAAAAGGCGGCCCTGGACCACACCAACATCGGGTCCAGCAGCGGCACCATCACGGTAGCCTATGGATCCTCGGACAGCCAGTTTTCCAGCTTGCTGTCGTCACCCCTGTTCCAGCAGGTCGTTCGCTAGTCCCAAACACGGCGTTCAGGGAATAAGAAGGGGCAGCCCACGGGCTGCCCCTTCTGTTGATCTGTAGACAGATTAGTCCCGCGGCACCGTGATGTCACGTTTCACTTCGCGTCCCCCGGCAACGGCAACCGGCGGATTGACGGGGCGAGCCACGGGGTCTCGTGGCTCCACAGGCTTCTGTACGGCAGCGGCTTTGCGCATGCCGGAGATATTCTTGACTGCAGCCATAAGGCCGGAGCGCTTGTGCAGCGGCTTGACCATACGGGTTTCACCCATGGCAGCCGTACGCACCACCTCCGGTTTGCCTTGGTCTCCTCGAACACGTTTTGCCGCTGAGTGTGTCAGGAACTGAAGGGGAGCCTTCTCCACAAACTGCATCAGGTCAATCACGGTAAGGACGGTGCCGGTTTCCCCATCCAGGTCCTTCTTCCGATCGCTGCGATGCAGCAGGTTGGAGAGTGTGTTGTAGACATGGATTTCCGTCATGTGGAGGTCTTCGCGCAGGCGGTCATGGAGCAGGGAACGGACATCGCCGTGGTAATACTGCTGCAGAGCGCGATAGGTATGCGTGGCGACTTTGCGGCTTACTCCGGACTCGGCGGCGAGATCGCAAAACTCATCCTGGGTCTGCGAGTCGCGCGAGGAGAGGCGGGCTTCCTTGCCCAGCCGGCGGATACCCCGGGCAATGGTCTTCAGTGCCCAGTAGACGAGCAGAAGGACGACGAGTCCGGCTGCCGGCGGAGCCAACTGCATGGTCAGTCGCACGGCGGAGTCGTTGTGCGACTGCGCGCTTTGATTGAAGTTGTCAAAGGAAGCGTTGGCCCTGGTCTGAAGTCCGCCGACATTGAAGATGTAGGCCGAAAACAGGATCGCCATGGCGGCGACGAAGAGCGTTCCAGGATGGCTGAAGAGGCCGCGCTGGCGCGTCAAGGAAGGGTCATTGACCCTGCGATTGGATATACCCATGAACGACGTATCCCGGCGGGAAAGGTAAGGAGCTGTTGTACCCGTCGAGAATAGGCCGCAGAAAACTGGAAGTAAATGACAAAAAAGTGGGAGTCTGCGTCACGCGCAGTCTTTGCCGCGGCACTTGCTCATAATGTTCGCAATCATACGTTCGCGAAGATCGGTAGGCAGTTCATAGACGTCCGTATCGCGATAGATCGAAATCGTCTGCCGGGTGGTGTTGACGACCACCTCGCAGTGACTGCACTCGCACATATGCTGGCGTACTTCCGCTTCCAGCTCGCGGGCGATGGTGCCATCGAAGTAATCGGTCATTTTGGCCAGAAACTCTGTGCAGGTCACAGCTTTGCTCCTTCCGGCTGCTTCATATACCGGCTTAGACGCTCGCGAAGCTGCAGGCGAGCGCGGAGCAGGCGGCTTTTCACCGCGGGAACACTCAGCCCCAGCGCCTCGGCCGTCTCTTCCGTCGAAAGATTTTCGATATCGCGCAACGTAAACACTGTTCTAAACCCGGGCGGCAGGCCCTGAATCGTCTTCTTCAGAATGTCTCCCAGCTCGGACTGCCCGTAAATCTGTTCGGGGTTCGGGCTCCAGTCAGCGAAATCGCGGGGGATTGCGCCTTCTTCGGTCTGGACATCCTCGTCCATGGAAACTGTTCTGCTTGTCTTCCGCTTGCGGAGCCGCATCAGGCTCTCATTGACCGCGATTCGAACCAGCCACGTGGAAAACTTCGAGTTTCCCTGGAACTGTTCGAGCTTTTCGTAGGCCTTGAGGAAGACGTCCTGCGCAATGTCCTCCGCATCCTCGCGGTTCTGGGTGATGTGCTGCGCTACCCGGAAGATCTGCCGGTCATATTGCCGGACAAGCTGTTCAAAAGCTGCCGCATCTCCTTTCCGGGCGCGCGCAACAAGTGCGACATCCGGATGTTCTTCTTCTACTGCTGGGGATTGGATGGCTGTTGTCGGCATTTTGGTGCAAGCTTTCTTAAGCAGATTCCGGACCGGTGGCCCATGGCCATTACCGGGGAAGAATTTGATAATCCCATACTAAACCAACACGATATCCGGGTTGTCCTATGGGGTAGGGGTATCGCCGTAGATGCGGAAGACTCGACGGGCAGAAATTTTCGCCCCGGATCGCATCATACTTTCGATAGAAGCCGATGATTTTGCGCCGTTTTGCTGTTGTTCTGCCGTTTTTCCTGTTGTCGCTGTCCGCCGGTCTGAGCTATGCCCAGACGAAGAAACCGGCAGCGAAGAAGCCTGCCGCCAAGTCGGCGGCAAAACCCGCTGCGGCCAAAAGCACGAGCGGGAAAACATCTGCCAGGCCGGCAGTGAAGGGCCGGAAGAAGGTCGTAAGCCCGCCGCCCACCGCACAGTCACGCAAACTGACCAGCGCCTTTGTGGCGTCGTCTCAGCTGCGGTCCATGGCGCAGCAGCTCAATGCGGGCCGTTCCGCGGCAGCCTACAGCGGAGTTCTGGGTTATGCCAACAGCCATACCGGCGAAGCCTCCGCAACCGCATGGCTGGCCATTGGCCACGCCTACATGCTGGATAAGCGGTTTGGCGATGCCTATAACGCCTTCCGACAGGCGGCTCAGCGCGGGGAGGCCCTGGATGACTATGCCGATTACCTTGGGGCGCAGGCAGCTTTGCAGGGAGGCCGCGGCAGTGATGCTTACGCCCTGCTGGATGGCTTTGCCAAGCGTCACCCGGGATCGA
Protein-coding regions in this window:
- a CDS encoding YebC/PmpR family DNA-binding transcriptional regulator → MSGHSKWATIKHKKGAADAKRGKVFTRLIKEINIAAKQGGGDPDGNPRLRTAIAAAKAENMPADNIKRAIQRGTGELEGASYEEITFEGYGPGGVAVIVEVLTDNRNRAVSEVRHAFSKNNGNLGESGSVAYMFSKKGLIVVEKDAIDEDKLTEIVLEAGADDLSGEDESWEVLTSPKDFEAVLTAVKAAGITPEVAEVTMIPSTYQKLEGAQAAAMGRLLETLEDLDDTQNVYSNFDMDMAEVAG
- a CDS encoding acyloxyacyl hydrolase, encoding MKRWIVSSLMCALLAMPAVAQTSVQTPVREVATHAGWEYGPIVQGGLGVTDNRSGYKFIMAGVHVGKVLTPEMGSGLFKGQFEFASELFPYWQSNTPKIQRVKCNASLSVCSSPYTVGGTYHGMSLTPVILRWNLTGHTRVMPWVQGAGGLIWTNHKYPPYGSATVINLANTGPNSETSVWNFTPQFGVGMHYFVKPRRSIDFGANAVHISNASMGDRNPGVNVTLQFNMGYTWWK
- the ftcD gene encoding glutamate formimidoyltransferase encodes the protein MEVNGSIVECVPNFSEGVTPEKVRAIVSAMQVDGVRLLDYSLDNDHNRSVVTIAGAPEAVAEAAIRAAGKAAELIDLTRQEGVHPRIGAADVIPFVPVANYSLPQCAMLARHAGQQIWLRYGVPVYFYEAAAARPDRVNLEDVRRGQFEGLRDAVRKDAARRPDIGGPDLHATAGASAVGARKFLIAYNIYLHDPDVAVARAIAKEIRASGGGMFGIKAMGVLAQGRAQVSMNITDFHQTPVAAVHEKVRQLAARHGASIADGELIGLIPEQAYDPAAAWVQQIPGFDPEVKVLERRLQHPLSWP
- a CDS encoding anti-sigma factor family protein, with translation MTCTEFLAKMTDYFDGTIARELEAEVRQHMCECSHCEVVVNTTRQTISIYRDTDVYELPTDLRERMIANIMSKCRGKDCA
- a CDS encoding sigma-70 family RNA polymerase sigma factor, giving the protein MPTTAIQSPAVEEEHPDVALVARARKGDAAAFEQLVRQYDRQIFRVAQHITQNREDAEDIAQDVFLKAYEKLEQFQGNSKFSTWLVRIAVNESLMRLRKRKTSRTVSMDEDVQTEEGAIPRDFADWSPNPEQIYGQSELGDILKKTIQGLPPGFRTVFTLRDIENLSTEETAEALGLSVPAVKSRLLRARLQLRERLSRYMKQPEGAKL